GGGCTATGGCAGCAGCGGCAACTACAACAGCAGCAGCAGCTACGGTTCGGGGGCTAGCTCCAGCAGCAGCGACCGCGGCAGCAGCAACTACGGCTCAAACAGCGACCACGGCAGCAGCTACGGCTCCAGCAGCGACCGTGGTGGTAACCTCGGCTCTAATAGCGACCGTGGCAACAACTACAGCTCCAGTGGCAGCACCACGGGCAGCAGTGGCGCAAGCAGCGGTGCCGGCTTTGGCTCCTCGTCTTCGGGCGGCGACTTTGGCTCGCGCACTTCCGAAAGCAGCTACCGTACCAAACACGAAGACTTCCGCAGCATCGAATAGGCCCAGTGCCTAAGGCACGAGGTCCATCAAAAAGCCCCGCTTCAGCTTGAAGCGGGGCTTTTTGTTTAGGCAACAGTGGTGTGCTAGATGTTCATGGCCGACTCGCGGCGGCGCATCTTGCCGGCCGGAATGCCGAACATCATCTTAAAGCGGCGGCAGAAGTACGCGGTGTCTTTGTAGCCCACTTCCTTGCCGATGTCGCGGATGCTCTTTTTGGTGGTGCGCAGCAGGAACACGGCGCGCTCCATGCGCTGGTATTCGATGTAGTCCTGCGGGTTGATGTTGGTCAGCATCTTGAAGTACTGGCCCACATAGTCTTCGCTCACGTTGGCCACGCCGCTCAGCACCTTATTGCTCAGGTCGCCGCCCAGGTTCTCCTTGATGTAGTTGAACAGGTCGATGAGGCGCGGGTCCTTGAAGTAGGTGCTGTTGGTGGCCAGCTGCTCCACAAACATGTTGTTGCGCAGCACGTAGCGCACCACTTCCACCACGATGTTCTCGGTGTAGATGTTGATGAGGCGCTCGCGGCCGGGCAGATCCTGCATGCTTTCCTCTACCACCTTAATCACCAGGTTGGCGAGCTTGGGCTGGCCGCTGATGAGGAAGGCCGGCACGTCGAGCGAGGCGAAGAAGTTCACCGAGTCAAACACCTTGGCTTCGAAGCTTACAAAGCTGTGACTTTCGTCGGCGTCGCCAATCAGGTCGAGGTTGTCGTTGGAATGGAAGAACTTATCCTTGTTGGTGATGAGGTCGTCGTTGGTGATAACCCGGTTCTTCTGGTCGACGCCGTAGCTCACGCGGGTGGGGCGGCCGCCGGGGATGAAGAGCATTTCGCCTTCCTCCACTACCGTTTCCTCGTCGCCAAAGGTGATGTGGCCCTTGTGCAAGAGAATAAGGTTGTTGCCGACGTCATAGGAATTCTTTACCGTGAAGGGCTGGTGCAAAACCAGATTTTTGGCCTTGATGTAGCGGACGCCTAGCGACTCAATGACTTTATTGTAATCTTCCATAATTCGAACTGCCGAAAGGGCCTGTTGGAGGGTGCGGGTTGGGTAACTGGGTGGCTACCGCAGTGCAATATAACAGGTTGAAATTCACAAAAACTAAAAACCCAGCCAAATAGTGGCTGGGTTTTGTGCAATGAATCTGAATTTTAGGCAATTCGGCCCTTACTTGAGGATTTCCCGCGAAATCACAATTTTCTGAATTTCGGAAGTCCCCTCGTAAATCTGGGTAATCTTGGCGTCGCGCATGAAGCGCTCCACGTGGTATTCTTTCACAAAGCCGTAGCCACCATGAATCTGCACGGCTTCTACTGCCGAGTCCATCGCCACCTTGGAAGCAAAGAGCTTGGCCATGGCGCCCGACTTGGCGTAGTCGGCCCCGCTGTCCTTGTCGGCCGCGGCCTGCAGGCACAGCAGCCGCGCCGCGTCGACGTTGGTGGCCATGTCGGCCAGCTTGAACTGAATGGCCTGGTGCTTGGCAATTTCGACCCCGAAGGCCTTGCGCTCCTTGGCGTACTTCAGGCTCAGCTCCAGCGAGCCGGAGGCAATGCCCAGGGCCTGCGCCGCAATGCCAATGCGGCCACCGGCCAGCACCTGCATGGCAAACTTGAAGCCGAAGCCGTCGGCGCCGATGCGGTTCTCCTTGGGCACCTTCACGTCGGTGAACATTAGCGAGCAGGTGTCGGAGCCCCGGATGCCGAGTTTATTCTCCTTGGGGCCCTGGATGAAGC
This region of Hymenobacter sedentarius genomic DNA includes:
- a CDS encoding helix-turn-helix domain-containing protein, whose translation is MEDYNKVIESLGVRYIKAKNLVLHQPFTVKNSYDVGNNLILLHKGHITFGDEETVVEEGEMLFIPGGRPTRVSYGVDQKNRVITNDDLITNKDKFFHSNDNLDLIGDADESHSFVSFEAKVFDSVNFFASLDVPAFLISGQPKLANLVIKVVEESMQDLPGRERLINIYTENIVVEVVRYVLRNNMFVEQLATNSTYFKDPRLIDLFNYIKENLGGDLSNKVLSGVANVSEDYVGQYFKMLTNINPQDYIEYQRMERAVFLLRTTKKSIRDIGKEVGYKDTAYFCRRFKMMFGIPAGKMRRRESAMNI